From a single Pseudomonas cremoricolorata genomic region:
- a CDS encoding class I SAM-dependent methyltransferase, which produces MSRPPFLSDSYVEETRFGFWFLRSHTWQHHVLRVAIDDLRSLFDGEPPAAPVLLDAGCGQGKSFKHLHRVFAPSKLLGTDADPHSLALSAAEAQRLGLEVELRGSDCAHLQLADASVDILFCHQTFHHLVEQERALAEFYRVLKPGGYLLFAESTEAYIDTWVIRWLFRHPMHVQKSAEGYLQMLRGQGFTFTTRNVSYPYLWWSRAKDFGLLERLGLRRPPPVGQREETLVNVVARKPLEQA; this is translated from the coding sequence ATGAGTCGGCCGCCGTTTCTCAGCGACAGCTACGTCGAGGAAACCCGCTTCGGCTTCTGGTTCCTGCGCAGCCACACCTGGCAGCATCATGTGCTGCGCGTCGCCATCGACGACCTGCGCAGCCTGTTCGACGGCGAACCACCGGCCGCGCCGGTGCTGCTCGATGCCGGCTGCGGCCAGGGCAAATCGTTCAAGCACCTGCACCGGGTATTCGCCCCGTCGAAGCTGCTGGGCACCGATGCCGACCCGCACAGCCTGGCCCTGAGCGCCGCCGAAGCGCAGCGTCTGGGCCTTGAGGTGGAGCTGCGCGGCAGTGATTGCGCCCACCTGCAATTGGCCGACGCCAGCGTCGATATCCTCTTCTGCCACCAGACCTTCCACCACCTGGTTGAACAGGAACGCGCACTGGCCGAGTTCTACCGCGTGCTCAAGCCGGGTGGCTACCTGCTGTTCGCCGAATCCACCGAAGCCTACATCGACACCTGGGTGATCCGCTGGCTGTTCCGCCATCCGATGCATGTGCAGAAAAGCGCCGAGGGTTATTTGCAGATGCTGCGTGGCCAGGGCTTCACCTTCACCACGCGCAATGTCTCGTACCCCTACCTGTGGTGGAGCCGGGCCAAGGACTTCGGCCTGCTCGAACGCCTGGGCCTGCGCCGCCCGCCGCCGGTGGGTCAGCGTGAGGAAACCTTGGTCAACGTGGTGGCGCGCAAGCCGCTGGAGCAGGCATGA
- a CDS encoding NAD(P)/FAD-dependent oxidoreductase: MSTTELQQRQVLVIGAGPSGAIAAALLKRKGHDVLVIERQRFPRFSIGESLLTHCLDFVEEAGMLEAVQSAGFQFKNGAAFAWGEEYSAFDFGDQFTAGKPSTFQVQRARFDKLLADQAQAQGVEIRYEEEIIQADMSGAQPKVQVRRPDGSEYTVQAGFVLDASGYGRVLPRLLDLEAPSNFPVRQAVFTHIEDRIEHPGFDRNKILITTHPQHRDVWFWTIPFSNGRTSLGVVAAAERFADAPSDLDECLKRFVAQTPSLSKVLANAVWDTPARSIGGYSANVKSLHGPGFALLGNAAEFLDPVFSSGVTIAMRSASMAANLLHRQLQGEAVDWQSEFAEPLKRGVDTFRVYVEGWYDGSFQDVIYHPGSSPEIRAMISSILAGYAWDARNPFVAEPRRRLRTLAELCAREVS; encoded by the coding sequence ATGTCGACTACTGAACTGCAACAACGCCAGGTGCTGGTGATCGGCGCCGGCCCGTCCGGGGCCATCGCCGCCGCCCTGCTCAAGCGCAAAGGTCATGATGTGCTGGTGATCGAGCGCCAGCGCTTTCCGCGCTTTTCCATCGGTGAAAGCCTGCTGACCCACTGCCTGGACTTCGTCGAGGAAGCCGGCATGCTCGAAGCGGTACAAAGCGCCGGTTTTCAGTTCAAGAACGGCGCGGCGTTCGCCTGGGGCGAGGAATACTCGGCGTTCGATTTCGGCGACCAGTTCACCGCCGGCAAACCCAGCACCTTCCAGGTGCAGCGCGCGCGCTTCGACAAGCTGCTGGCCGATCAAGCCCAGGCGCAGGGGGTGGAGATCCGCTATGAAGAGGAAATCATCCAGGCCGACATGAGCGGCGCCCAGCCCAAGGTGCAGGTACGCCGGCCCGACGGCAGCGAATACACCGTACAGGCCGGTTTCGTGCTCGACGCCAGTGGCTATGGCCGCGTGCTGCCGCGCCTGCTTGACCTGGAAGCGCCGTCGAATTTCCCGGTACGCCAGGCGGTGTTCACCCACATCGAAGACCGCATCGAGCACCCCGGTTTCGACCGCAACAAGATTCTCATCACCACCCACCCGCAGCACCGCGATGTGTGGTTCTGGACCATTCCCTTCAGTAATGGCCGCACCTCGCTGGGTGTGGTCGCGGCGGCGGAACGCTTTGCCGATGCGCCGAGCGACTTGGACGAATGCCTCAAGCGCTTCGTGGCGCAAACGCCGAGCCTGAGCAAGGTGCTGGCCAATGCCGTGTGGGACACCCCGGCGCGCAGCATCGGTGGCTATTCGGCCAACGTGAAATCCCTGCACGGCCCAGGCTTCGCCCTGCTGGGCAACGCCGCCGAATTCCTCGACCCGGTGTTTTCCTCAGGGGTGACCATCGCCATGCGCTCGGCGAGCATGGCCGCCAACCTGCTTCACCGTCAGCTGCAAGGCGAGGCGGTGGACTGGCAGAGCGAGTTCGCCGAACCGCTCAAGCGCGGCGTCGACACCTTCCGCGTGTATGTCGAGGGCTGGTATGACGGCAGCTTCCAGGACGTCATCTACCACCCCGGCAGCTCGCCGGAAATCCGCGCCATGATCAGCTCGATCCTCGCCGGCTATGCCTGGGATGCGCGCAACCCCTTCGTCGCTGAGCCACGCCGGCGCCTGCGCACCCTGGCGGAGCTGTGTGCACGGGAGGTGTCATGA